A genomic stretch from Pyxidicoccus xibeiensis includes:
- a CDS encoding GTP-binding protein: MAKEKFERNKPHVNIGTIGHVDHGKTSLTAAITKVLAKTGGATFMAYDQIDKAPEERERGI; this comes from the coding sequence ATGGCCAAGGAGAAGTTCGAGCGCAACAAGCCCCACGTGAACATCGGTACGATTGGGCACGTGGACCACGGCAAGACGTCGCTGACGGCCGCCATCACCAAGGTGCTGGCGAAGACGGGCGGCGCCACGTTCATGGCGTACGACCAGATCGACAAGGCGCCGGAGGAGCGTGAGCGCGGTATCA